The proteins below are encoded in one region of Arthrobacter sp. CJ23:
- a CDS encoding serine hydrolase domain-containing protein translates to MDVQTIAPGFESVADLFRSFLDEDPEYSAQLAAYHRGVKVLDLSGGPHTRPDSVTGVFSCSKGMAGLVMALLVQDGALDLDTEVAKYWPEFGAEGKATITVAQLLSHQAGLLGVEGGLTLEEYNHSELAAAKLAALRPLWKPGSAFGYHALTIGVFMEELCRRIAGTTLQDIFEQRIRSVTGAHFYLGLPESEEPRFEPIRWAADPSEPWVDPSSHMGLTANSHVGDILDLPNDREVRAAGLSSAAGVASAEGMARIYAAALTGLAPDGGLTAVGPLLTEATIQTVAAEQVFGIDRVFGETSAFGTVFMKSHARMPYGSYRAFGHDGASASLGFADPVYDLGFGYVPQQAEPGGNGCRNVLLSSAVRQAITLLPQ, encoded by the coding sequence ATGGACGTACAGACGATCGCCCCCGGCTTTGAATCCGTCGCGGATCTGTTCCGCAGCTTCCTGGACGAGGACCCCGAGTACTCGGCCCAGCTGGCCGCCTACCACCGCGGCGTGAAGGTCCTGGACCTCAGCGGCGGCCCGCATACCCGCCCGGACTCCGTCACCGGCGTCTTCTCCTGTTCCAAGGGCATGGCCGGGCTGGTCATGGCGCTCCTGGTGCAGGACGGTGCGCTGGACCTGGACACCGAGGTGGCCAAGTACTGGCCGGAATTCGGAGCCGAGGGCAAGGCCACCATCACCGTGGCGCAGCTGCTCTCGCACCAGGCCGGGCTGCTCGGCGTCGAGGGCGGGCTCACGCTCGAGGAGTACAACCATTCCGAGCTCGCCGCCGCCAAGCTGGCCGCCCTGCGGCCGCTCTGGAAGCCCGGAAGCGCCTTCGGCTACCACGCCCTCACCATCGGCGTCTTCATGGAGGAACTCTGCCGGCGCATCGCCGGCACCACGCTGCAGGACATCTTCGAGCAGCGGATCCGCTCCGTCACCGGCGCCCACTTCTACCTCGGCCTGCCGGAATCCGAGGAACCCCGCTTCGAGCCCATCCGCTGGGCGGCGGACCCCTCCGAGCCCTGGGTGGATCCCAGCAGCCACATGGGCCTCACGGCCAATTCCCACGTCGGGGACATCCTGGACCTGCCCAACGACCGCGAGGTCCGCGCCGCCGGGCTCAGCTCCGCCGCCGGCGTCGCCAGCGCCGAGGGCATGGCCCGCATCTACGCTGCCGCGCTCACCGGGCTGGCCCCCGACGGCGGCCTGACCGCCGTCGGGCCCCTCCTCACCGAGGCGACCATCCAGACCGTCGCGGCCGAGCAGGTGTTCGGGATCGACCGCGTGTTCGGCGAGACCAGCGCCTTCGGCACCGTGTTCATGAAGTCGCACGCGAGGATGCCGTACGGCAGCTACCGGGCGTTCGGGCACGACGGCGCCAGCGCGTCCCTGGGGTTCGCCGACCCGGTGTATGACCTCGGTTTCGGGTACGTGCCGCAGCAGGCCGAACCCGGCGGAAACGGCTGCCGGAACGTCCTCCTGAGCTCGGCCGTGCGGCAGGCGATCACCCTCCTGCCTCAGTAG
- a CDS encoding WXG100 family type VII secretion target → MNRDSRGIVAGNFYGADVAQLRQLAKDMAGGAGKLDQLRQMLGSAIAGAPWQGNDGERFRHEWNSSHLRAIQGAAAGMQAASHALVKNAEEQDTASTAGSGAASGGAGSGSPGSGGPGDSAAAQELTDRLNGMTADERREYLGSEEFKQWALQNPDAAKAAMDAAADSGLIEKSSPEYADFLSDYWNQQAMRDMGIDPTTWDTSKGTEHNWETIKKVYDFYGQAYLSNPDLQWAGMANMIGPSFAGGFKDMAMMRDLAQQIADNPASDIPLPILDQIEQLAGMTDEEIRFYETSMLDMNKEIFLDQARQHEAYMNGGIEEINRLRDSGAIDVRTAESWAQIDSGDPAQVKEGNTALLYREQNEIIADDYDAMRGHPGGEAVTYLVTLAGEPSIPGAKSYPEVFPYTFSVESPGPENVPFTNWDNPTQFRTDFTTGFPDGNISNAEQRWALIKQDTLPAYQNLLATDPARAREIIGSDFNYRVEQYRPTNNIPGIMDRFLDGFDAEVHQ, encoded by the coding sequence ATGAACCGGGACTCCAGGGGGATAGTGGCGGGCAACTTCTACGGCGCCGATGTGGCACAGCTGCGGCAGCTGGCCAAGGACATGGCCGGCGGCGCCGGCAAGCTGGACCAGCTCCGGCAAATGCTGGGCAGTGCCATCGCAGGCGCCCCCTGGCAAGGGAACGACGGCGAGCGCTTCCGGCACGAGTGGAACAGCTCGCACCTGCGGGCCATCCAAGGCGCCGCGGCCGGCATGCAGGCAGCGTCACATGCCCTCGTGAAGAATGCGGAGGAGCAGGACACAGCGAGCACCGCTGGAAGTGGTGCAGCTTCCGGGGGCGCGGGCTCGGGCAGTCCCGGCTCCGGCGGTCCAGGCGACAGTGCCGCCGCGCAGGAGCTCACGGACAGGCTGAACGGCATGACCGCGGACGAACGGCGCGAGTACCTGGGCAGCGAGGAGTTCAAACAGTGGGCGCTCCAGAACCCTGACGCCGCCAAGGCCGCCATGGACGCGGCCGCGGACTCGGGCCTGATCGAGAAGAGCTCGCCGGAGTACGCCGACTTCCTCAGCGACTACTGGAACCAGCAGGCCATGCGGGACATGGGCATCGATCCAACAACCTGGGACACGTCCAAGGGCACCGAGCACAACTGGGAAACCATCAAGAAGGTCTACGACTTCTACGGCCAGGCCTACTTGTCCAACCCGGACCTACAGTGGGCCGGCATGGCCAACATGATCGGCCCCTCCTTCGCCGGCGGCTTCAAGGACATGGCCATGATGCGCGATCTGGCTCAGCAGATCGCGGACAACCCGGCATCGGACATCCCGCTGCCCATCCTGGACCAGATCGAACAACTGGCCGGAATGACGGATGAGGAGATCCGCTTCTACGAAACCAGCATGCTGGACATGAACAAGGAGATCTTCCTGGACCAGGCCCGGCAGCACGAGGCGTACATGAACGGCGGCATCGAGGAGATCAACCGCCTGCGCGATTCCGGCGCTATCGACGTGCGAACCGCAGAATCCTGGGCCCAGATCGATTCCGGCGACCCCGCCCAGGTCAAGGAAGGCAACACCGCGTTGCTGTACCGGGAACAGAACGAGATCATCGCGGACGACTACGACGCCATGCGCGGCCACCCCGGCGGGGAGGCCGTGACGTACCTGGTGACCCTGGCCGGCGAACCCTCCATCCCGGGGGCCAAGAGCTACCCGGAAGTCTTTCCCTACACCTTCAGCGTGGAAAGCCCCGGTCCGGAGAACGTCCCCTTCACCAACTGGGACAACCCCACCCAGTTCCGCACCGACTTCACCACGGGCTTCCCGGACGGCAATATCTCCAACGCCGAGCAGCGCTGGGCGCTCATCAAGCAGGACACCCTGCCCGCCTACCAGAACCTCCTGGCCACGGACCCTGCACGCGCCCGGGAAATCATCGGCTCTGACTTCAACTACCGTGTGGAACAGTACAGGCCCACCAACAACATCCCGGGCATCATGGACCGCTTCCTGGACGGCTTCGACGCGGAGGTGCACCAGTGA
- the gluQRS gene encoding tRNA glutamyl-Q(34) synthetase GluQRS → MTSAARFRSAGRFAPSPSGELHVGNLRTAMLAWLFAKSSGRDFLLRVEDLDRARAGAEAVQLRDLQAVGVTWDAAVVRQTDRAALYADAIDRLTEAGLTYECFCTRREIQDAPSAPHAPQGAYPGTCRRLSAAELEIRRASRPAAVRLRSDASEWTVQDTLHGSFTGVVDDFVLRRNDGVTAYNLAVVVDDAAQGIDQVVRGDDLMPSTPRQAYLASLLGLPAPEYAHVPLVVNHDGARLAKRDGAVTLADLAAVGLSAEAVRDLVLASLGLPAGPLDNALAVFDPAGIPRGPWVWQGAGRVRGRS, encoded by the coding sequence ATGACTTCCGCAGCCCGCTTTAGGTCCGCAGGCCGCTTCGCCCCGAGCCCCTCCGGCGAACTGCACGTCGGCAATCTGCGCACCGCCATGCTGGCCTGGCTATTCGCGAAGTCTTCCGGCCGCGATTTCCTGCTGCGCGTCGAGGACCTGGACCGCGCCCGGGCCGGCGCCGAGGCCGTGCAGCTACGCGACCTGCAGGCCGTCGGCGTCACGTGGGACGCCGCCGTTGTGCGACAGACGGACCGCGCCGCGCTCTACGCGGACGCCATTGACCGGCTCACCGAGGCCGGCCTCACGTACGAATGTTTCTGCACGCGCCGCGAGATCCAGGACGCGCCCTCCGCCCCGCATGCGCCCCAGGGCGCCTACCCCGGGACGTGCCGCCGGCTCTCCGCCGCCGAACTCGAAATCCGCCGGGCCTCCCGCCCCGCCGCGGTCCGGCTGCGGTCCGATGCCAGTGAATGGACAGTGCAGGACACGTTGCACGGAAGCTTCACCGGCGTGGTGGACGACTTCGTGCTCCGGCGCAACGACGGCGTCACCGCCTACAACCTGGCCGTGGTGGTGGACGACGCCGCACAGGGGATCGACCAGGTGGTCCGCGGCGACGACCTCATGCCCTCCACACCGCGCCAGGCGTACCTCGCCTCCCTGCTGGGCCTGCCGGCGCCGGAATACGCCCACGTGCCGTTGGTGGTGAACCACGACGGCGCGCGGCTGGCCAAGCGCGACGGTGCGGTGACGCTCGCGGACCTTGCCGCCGTCGGGCTGTCTGCGGAGGCCGTCCGGGACCTCGTCCTCGCGTCGCTGGGACTGCCCGCCGGGCCGCTCGACAACGCGCTCGCAGTGTTCGACCCGGCCGGGATTCCGCGCGGACCGTGGGTCTGGCAGGGCGCCGGCCGTGTGCGTGGCAGGAGCTGA
- a CDS encoding GntR family transcriptional regulator, which produces MPIPSLHGVHKRSLLRDNVFASIRDAIVDGTFAPGERLKDTELETWLGVSRTPIREALLRLERAGLVIALPGKATIVAPYDAASTVSTQQVVAAMHELAARLAVPQVTEGDIGSMADANVRFEQALERLDVEAALRSDDDFHAVFVTRSGNSALQELLEQTTPVLRRVERMRFASFAARDSVAQHAEIIRLTRAGDAEGAARACRDNWLSLRFTASQ; this is translated from the coding sequence ATGCCCATTCCGTCGCTCCACGGCGTCCACAAGCGCTCACTGCTCAGGGACAACGTGTTCGCGTCGATCCGTGACGCGATCGTTGACGGCACCTTCGCGCCCGGCGAGCGGTTGAAGGACACCGAGCTTGAGACGTGGCTCGGGGTCAGCCGGACGCCGATCCGGGAGGCCCTGCTGCGGCTCGAACGCGCCGGCCTGGTCATCGCGCTGCCCGGAAAGGCAACCATCGTGGCGCCCTACGACGCCGCTTCCACCGTGAGTACCCAGCAGGTGGTGGCGGCCATGCATGAACTGGCCGCCCGGCTGGCAGTCCCCCAAGTCACCGAGGGCGACATTGGCAGCATGGCCGATGCCAATGTCCGTTTCGAGCAAGCCTTGGAGCGCCTCGATGTGGAGGCCGCCCTCCGCTCGGACGACGATTTCCATGCCGTGTTCGTCACCCGCAGCGGAAATTCTGCCCTACAGGAACTCCTGGAACAAACCACGCCCGTCCTCCGCCGGGTCGAGCGGATGCGCTTCGCGTCCTTCGCTGCCAGGGACTCGGTAGCGCAGCATGCGGAGATCATTAGGCTTACCCGGGCAGGCGACGCCGAGGGCGCCGCCAGGGCCTGCCGGGACAACTGGCTCTCGCTGCGCTTCACAGCCTCCCAATAA
- a CDS encoding HD domain-containing protein — protein MSEPRFTVETAMVLAEVAHNRQKDKLKRPYREHVLAVGDALADFDDDIRIAGYLHDIAEDTPITRQALLDMGVTERAVDIIERVTRRFHDDPDDYAAGILYVAEDHDATLVKIADNAHNSLPERVRALAEKWPDKPPVTRYAEAREVLYPAVPYEEVRLILERINPYLLPELDRIAPE, from the coding sequence ATGAGCGAACCCAGATTCACCGTTGAAACAGCCATGGTCCTTGCCGAGGTGGCGCACAACCGCCAGAAGGACAAGCTGAAGCGGCCGTACCGTGAGCACGTGCTGGCGGTAGGGGATGCGCTGGCCGATTTCGACGACGACATCCGGATCGCCGGCTACCTCCACGACATCGCCGAGGACACCCCCATCACCCGGCAGGCCCTGCTGGACATGGGCGTCACCGAGCGCGCCGTGGACATCATCGAACGCGTGACGCGGCGGTTCCACGACGACCCGGACGACTATGCCGCCGGCATCCTCTACGTCGCCGAGGACCACGACGCCACCCTGGTCAAGATCGCTGACAATGCGCACAACTCCCTCCCGGAGCGTGTGCGGGCGCTCGCCGAAAAGTGGCCGGACAAGCCTCCGGTCACGCGCTACGCCGAGGCCCGCGAGGTGCTCTACCCAGCCGTGCCCTACGAGGAAGTCCGGCTGATCCTGGAGCGCATCAACCCGTATCTGCTGCCCGAACTGGACCGCATCGCCCCGGAGTAG
- a CDS encoding Lrp/AsnC family transcriptional regulator, protein MQELDATDRRILAALDEDPRVPIMVLAAKLHLARGTVQSRLERMTASGALRPNSSRVLPSALGRGVAAAVSAELDQSRLNEAIAALREIPEVLECHAPAGETDLIIRVVATSPDDLYRVSEEIRLCPGIVRTSTSMFLREVIPYRTTGLLQG, encoded by the coding sequence TTGCAGGAACTCGACGCGACCGACCGTCGCATCCTCGCTGCCCTTGACGAGGACCCCAGGGTGCCCATCATGGTCCTGGCCGCGAAGCTGCACCTCGCGCGCGGCACCGTCCAGTCCCGCCTGGAGCGGATGACTGCGTCGGGGGCTTTGCGGCCGAACAGCAGCCGGGTGCTGCCCTCGGCGCTGGGCCGGGGCGTGGCGGCCGCCGTCAGCGCGGAGCTGGACCAGAGCCGCCTCAACGAGGCCATTGCCGCGCTGCGCGAAATCCCGGAGGTGCTGGAATGCCACGCCCCGGCCGGCGAAACCGACCTCATCATCCGCGTGGTGGCCACCAGCCCGGACGACCTCTACCGCGTCTCCGAGGAGATCCGCCTGTGCCCGGGGATCGTGCGGACCTCCACCAGCATGTTCCTGCGCGAGGTCATCCCCTACCGGACCACGGGGCTGCTGCAGGGCTGA